The following proteins are co-located in the Manihot esculenta cultivar AM560-2 chromosome 9, M.esculenta_v8, whole genome shotgun sequence genome:
- the LOC110622263 gene encoding uncharacterized protein LOC110622263, giving the protein MLKFLSKVRFEFNARDPRIGSCMEFLAQCNTRKAKESNPACQILVKRRVDDIPPKIGVTFVNGVEEVFDGTTVSVQTLRNLISEKSQLLETEQRFRQAGHEWPVIIPEEELQQPVPAAKHSSDEAANKQTKENRRVRRDISEAQISVRILHWSM; this is encoded by the exons ATGCTCAAGTTTCTATCGAAGGTGCGGTTTGAATTCAATGCGCGAGACCCTCGTATAGGCTCTTGTATGGAATTCTTAGCTCAATGCAACACCCGCAAGGCCAAGGAATCGAACCCCGCTTGCCAGATTTTGGTAAAGCGCCGAGTCGACGATATCCCGCCAAAAATCGGCGTCACTTTTGTCAACGGAGTCGAGGAGGTTTTTGACGGCACTACTGTTTCTGTTCAGACCTTAAGGAACTTGATTTCGGAGAAGAGTCAGCTCCTCGAGACTGAGCAAAGGTTCCGTCAAGCTGGACATGAATGGCCTGTTATTATTCCGGAGGAGGAGCTGCAACAGCCTGTTCCTGCTGCCAAG CATTCAAGTGATGAAGCTGCAAACAAGCAAACAAAGGAGAATCGACGTGTCCGGCGTGATATCTCCGAAGCTCAAATTAGTGTTAGAATTCTTCATTGGAGCATGTGA
- the LOC110623176 gene encoding uncharacterized protein LOC110623176, whose translation MAADAASETSKFPAADVEKELHPGHNEKLEVDGVSSGIVTSRDLMKKEMGRRDPMQTLKTTIIVSAAIVAVAGAVFAITRKLREK comes from the exons ATGGCAGCAGACGCAGCTTCAGAAACCTCAAAGTTTCCTGCCGCTGATGTTGAAAAAGAATTACATCCTGGCCACAACGAGAAGTTAGAAGTTGATGGTGTGTCATCTGGCATTGTTACCTCAAGGGACCTCATG aaaaaggaaatgggAAGGAGGGATCCCATGCAGACACTCAAGACAACCATCATAGTTTCAGCAGCTATTGTTGCTGTGGCTGGGGCTGTATTTGCCATTACCAGAAAATTGAGAGAGAAGTGA